In Suricata suricatta isolate VVHF042 chromosome X, meerkat_22Aug2017_6uvM2_HiC, whole genome shotgun sequence, the DNA window TCTGCATTCCATTCCAAAGAAGGGTGTCCCTGTTAAAGcacaaaaaataagttttttgaaACCTCTGTCCGAGGAAAAAGGGGTCAGAAACCTGTAGAGAATGGCCCAGGAAGCCACatttgaccttaaaaaaaatcactgaggaaccaagatggcggagaagaagggagctctgtaaacttcatctgccccatctctCAAACTGAGAActttactctcatctgcaagagaggaaggagaaaatacggactccagaaagaagacaacctcaaagatgcctgagtgagtgtgtgcgaactggggagattggaaaatgggccagcctgagaagggcaggggaggtgggagccccagcccaacacaggtgAAACTcgcggagcccctgagagacaaagggaagagaaagagaaactgaacatgctcatagtactgtctctagagaagagataaagaacgtttaacccagTACGGAGAGAAAAATTCTCACTCTATATATATCCGCAGGGCAGCCCAAATCacgaacctgggtggcacaaagAAAAAACAGCCCCATCCCTGTGCAATCCTGGCAGGAAGTTGGCGGTGGCAGCTGCTGCAGTTGCAGGAGCGCAcactcatttccacagcgcatctcgcctccagcatagGTCAccgggaaaaaacagcccccacccctacaagATCCTgacagggagttggcagcggcgGCTGCAGGAGCACGCACCTTGTTTCTGGCAGCACACCTTGCCTCCGGCACCAACAGCGCGAATCCCGGccggcgccaagagaaactgctcccttcccctttgagatcctggctaagaatcCAGCCGCCAAAGTTAGTACagctcatctgtggtagcataaaaatgcatggactagGTTTTGAAGTGAGGCAGGCCAGGAAAATACAGCCTGGCTCGCccgcagcacaaggagatcagactcataagagtggtCTGCAACACTTAGTTCCAGCTGAGCTTGAGgcaccgccattctactctccgcAACCACCAAGGCGAGGCacctgagagcagcccctgagacatACCTACACCAAatcacgcctatccacgaggagCAGCTACtgcttttttgtacttattttttattattattaccttttttactctttctgtaattgttttaaatttttactctttattttcctttttcctttctccccctttttccccctttcttttgcCCTCCATATATATTCTcacatatctcatccttatctctccccttgactggttatatgcttttagactgtccattgtcttttgttgtctctgcctccatttattttttcttctcttttcttctctttcctcttcctttatattcttttcttcctttcccccttttaatttgcttgtttgtttgatttgtccgtgcatttgcatgcttctgtttcctgtgtgtttgtctatctgttctccttttcagggctaccccaaaaAACAAGTCAAAGTATGCATGccagagagttccaaatatcgctgagtagggaaataaaataatcaaaggcacaacaagagaaactgagagacaccattacaaAAACATTTCCTGACGACAGGCCCTAgagagtcaataagcctcctttaacagagcaatagtaacaggtgcacagtgcacaacaagcttttaaaactgacaacagACAAAAAACtagtgaaaatgacaaaacaaaagaactctcccctaaagcaactccaggaagaagtcacagccacagaactgctcaaaacagatttaagcaacataactgaacaagaatttagaacaactgtcataaactTAATCGCTAGGCTtggaaaaagcatcagagaagctactgatacaatgactagggaatTTCAAAATAGATGTTACAAgttaaaaaaaggttataaatgaggtgaataataaaatggaggcagccacctcaaggattgaagaggcagagaggagaataggtgaattagaagacacagttatagcaaaagaggaagctgaaaaaaaaaataaagagagacatTGATCCAGGAGcgggaaaggagaattcgagacctgagtgatacaatcaaacggaacaacatccatatcctAGGAATTccgaagaggaagaaagagagagaggttttgaaggggtactagaccaaattataactgagaatttcccaaatctgaggaaagaaatagacattcaaattcaagaggcacaaagaacccccttaagacgtaatttgaatcaatcTTCAGCATGATATAGCatggtgaaactggcaaaagataaagataagagagaattctgaaagcagctagggataaaagggccctcatgtacaaagggaaacctaacaGACTGGTTACAGAcccatctactgaaacttggcaagccagaaatgaatggaaggaaaacttcaatgtgatgaacagaaaaaacatgcagccaagaatcctgtctccagcaagcctgtcattcaaaatagaaggagagatgaaggcaTTCCCAAATATACAGAAATTGTATTCATtgccaccaaaccagccctaaaagaaatcctaagaggaactctatgagggaaatgttgcaaacaatacaaggtgccagagacactactataaacatgaattctacagagaacacaatgaatctaaacccacattttacaataataacattgaatgtaaatggattgaatgctccactcaaacaacacagggtagcagaatggataaaaaaacaaaacccatctatttgctgtcttaaagagactcattttagacctgaagacaccctcagattgaaagtaaggggagggagaaatatctatcatgcaacttgaagctaaaagaaagccagagtagccaaacttatatcagacaaaccagactttaaagtaaaggcaataataaaagatgaagaaggacattatataataattacagggtctctccatcaggaagagctaacttctataaacatctgtgtgctgAATTTGgaagtgcccaaatacataaaacaattaatcacagacagaaagaatcttattgataagaatgtgctaattgcaggcgACTTTAATATTCCaatgacagcaatggatagatcagacAGAAAAtcgctaaagaaacaatggacctgaacgacacattggaccagatggaatttatagatatatttagaactctgcatcctgaagctaggaaattcaccttcttcttgaatgcacatggcacattctccaagatagatcacatactggggcataaagcagccctccatacaTATAAACGAAATGAGATCAAaacatgcacactttcatatcacaatgctatataacttgaaattaaccacaggaaaagtctggaaaacctccaaaaacgtggaggttaaaaagcaccctactaaagaatgattggggtAATCacgcaattagagaagaaattaaaaaatacatggaaacaaatgaaagtgaaaatacaacagtccaaaatctctgggatgcagcaaagacagtcctaagaggaaagtatactgcaatctaggcctatttcaacaaactagaaagagcacaaatttaaaatctaacagagcacctaatggaactagaaggggagcagcaagagcacccgaaacccagcagaagaaaagaaatcaggacagaaataaacaatacagaatccaaaaagcagttgagcagatcaataaaaccaagtgttggttctttgaaaaaataaacaaaattgataaacctctagccaggctccttagaaaaaaaaagagagagcacccaaatagacaaaatcatgaatgaaaatggatctattacaaccaatcccttagaaatacaagcaatcattagagattactatggaAAAACTATAGGCCAACAAACTCAACAActtagaaaaatggacaaattcctaaatgcataggcactaccaaaattcaaatgggaagagatagaaagcatgaatagaccgctaaccagtgaagaaatagagtccattatcaaaaatctcccaacgaataagagcccagggccagatggcttcccaggggaattctaccacattaaaatttttttaaattattttttaaatttatttttgagagacagagagagacagcgtgagcaggggagggtcagagagagagggagacacagaatctgaagcaggctccaggatctgagctagctataagcacagagtctgatgtggggctcgaacccacgaatggtgagatcatgacctgagccaatgccagaagccagacacttcactgactgagccacctaggcgtccctctATGAGACTTTTAAAGCAgagccattcttctcaaactattccataaaataaaaatagaaagaaaacttccaaactcattctatgaaaccagcatcactttgattcccaaaccagacagagacccagcaaaaaaagataactacaggtcaatatccttaatgaatacagatgcaaaaatattcaacaagatactagcaaatcgaattcaacagcatataaaaaaattatccatcatgatcaagtgggatttattcctgggttacagggctggttcaatattcgcaaatccatcaatgtgatacatcacattaaaaaagaaaagataaaaaccccatgatcatgtcaatagatgcagaaaaagcatttgacaaaatacaacaccctttcttaataagaacccttgagaaagtcagaatagaaggaacttacttaaacattataaaagccacttctgaaaagcccacagttaatatcatcctcaaaggggaaaaactgagagttttccccctgagatcaggaacacgacaggggtgtccactctcaccactgttgtttaacatagttctggaagtcctagcatcagcactcagacaagaaaggaaataaaaggcatcagaaccctcaaagatgaagtcaaactttcacttttcacagatgacatgatactgtacatggaaaacccgattgactccaccagaagccttctaaaacttataaatgaattcagtaaagttgcagggtacaaaatcgatgtacagaaatcagttgcattcctatacaccaaaaaggaagcagaggaaagagaaattttaaaaaactgatcccattcatgattgcatgaaaaaccaaaaaatacctaggagtaaacctaaccaaggatgtaaaagacctatatgatgaaaactatagaaaagttatgaatGCAATTGAGGAAgtcacaaagaagtggaaaaacattccatggtcatggatcagtagaataaacattgtggaaatgtctttactacccaaagcactctacacattcaatgaaatccccatcaatattgcaccagcattcttctcaaagctagaacaagctatcctcaaattcgtatggaaccacagaagacccggaatagccaaagtaatattgaagtagacaaccaaaatgggaggcattgcaatcccagactttaacctctactgcaaagctgtcatcatcaagacagtatggtattggcacaaaaacagacacatggaccaatggaatagaatagagaacccagaactgggcccacaaatgtatggccagttagtttttgacaaagcaggaaagagtatccaatggaaaaaaaacagcctctttagcaggtggtgctgggagaactggacagcaacgtgcagaaaaatgaaatagaccactttcttacaccatacacaaaaagaaaccccaaatggctgaaggatctgaatgtgagacaggaaaccatcaaaaccttcgaggagaaagtaggaagcagcctccttgacctcaatcgcagcaatttcctacttgacacatccccaaaggcaagggaaattaaagcaaaaccgaactcttgggacctcatcaagataaaaagcttctgcactgcaaaggaaacaatcaagaaaactaataggtaaccgatggaatgggaaaagatagttgcaaatgacatatcagataaagggctagtatccaaaatctataaggaactcactaaactccacacccaaaaaatgaataacccagtgaagaaatgggtagaagacatgaacagacacttctccaaagaggacatccagatggcctacaggcacatgaaatgatgctcaacattactcatcttcagggaaatacaaatcaaaaccacactgagataccacctcatgccagtcagagtggctaaaatgaacaaattaagagactctagatgctggcgagggtgtggagagacgggcaccctcctacactgttggtgggaatgtaaactggtgcagccactctgcaaaacagtgtggaggctcctcagaaaactatcacNNNNNNNNNNNNNNNNNNNNNNNNNNNNNNNNNNNNNNNNNNNNNNNNNNNNNNNNNNNNNNNNNNNNNNNNNNNNNNNNNNNNNNNNNNNNNNNNNNNNatacagaagtgctgatgcataggggcatatgtatcccaatgttcatagcagcactttctacaatagccaaatcatggaaagagcctaaatgtccatccctgatgaatggatcaagaggtggtatatatatatatatatacaatggagtattacatggcaatgagaaagaatgaaatacggccatttgtagcaaagtggatggacctcgagggtgtcatgctaggcgaaataagtcaggcggagaaggacagataccatatgtttgcactcataggtctaacaggagaacaggagaaacctaatggaggaccagggggaggggaagagggaaagagagttggggagagagagggatgcaaaacctgagagactattgaatgctgaaaatgaactgaaggttgaaggggaagggggagaggggaaaagaggtggtggtgatggaggagggcaacttgtggggaagagcactgggcattatatggaaaccagtttgacaataaactattagaaagaaAGATCAGCCtctaaaggtaaaaaaataaatcacaaagatTCTTCTACTGGTAAACCAAACAGTGCCAGGGAGATTACATGAATCAGGATAAATCAGTCATTAGTTGAGTTAACCAGGCTACTGATAAGCCTATGcctgttataaaattaataatgaccACTACTATAACTATGATTGTTTTGACAACTACATTTACTGGGTGCtgttactatgtgccaggggcTGTGCTAAATACTTTACATCTGTTATCTCTTTGAATCCCCACAACAACCCTGACGGGAAGTATTttctccatttgacagatgaggagaGTGGGGCTGTGAGTGGATAAATCagttgcccaaagtcatacagctagCACATGGTAGTTTCCACTCTActtaaaagcagaaacagaatggACTACAAGAAGTACAGTGGTCAAAGGTCAACTGCCTGGTGGCCTTAATTAAGGAAATAGGTTAAATCTTGACCAACAGATGACACCAGTGTTTGTATTTGGTGGCCTGCTCAAAGTCTGTCCAAAGTCAGGCACTTCCAGCTAAGGCTCAGAACTGAAGCAGCCTGTTTCAAGTGGAAGAAGGAGGAGATGTGGCCAGCATTTTGTTCTTGAGTCAGATGACATTACCCTGCCCTGTTTGTAGCTAATCAAAGATATGGGAAGGTAACAAGTGGAGGGACAGAAGCAGTTCTTTAGGAAAGACTGATAATCTTTTCTCCTTCAACATTTCCTAGATATGTATGTCCcttgtgccaggcagtgtgctgTATGATCAAGTCACAAGGGGCTATCAAACACAGCCCCATCTTACTGCGTAGGAAGAGAGGCAGATGTTGTGGTAGAGGAGATACGGAATATATGGGGGCAGCCAACCTGGACTGGAAGGTCTGGGGAAGCTCCTCACAGGAACAGTGTCTGAGCTAGTCCTATTGGGTGAATGGAGCTTAccagacacacaaaaatggtAAGGCATTCCAGACAGGAGCTTAAAGCCACAGAAGATGTTAAGAAGCATGAACACATTCAAGGACAGACAGCATAGGCTTCAACTGTCGAGAGATGAGTCTGAAGAGACAGGCAAGAACCAGGCTGTCGAACAACCTAGAATATCAAATTAAGGACTTGGTTTGTGAGTATATGAATAGAGAAGCCCTAGCTTCTCAAGAGGGTCTGTgaccaaatttaaaaacaaaacataagtcCAACTGTTGGGGAGTTAGGGAAGAGCCATGGTAGGGTTTTATGCAAGGGCACAACATGTTGTGACTTGGGAGCCTGTGAGGACGGTATTGCAAAGGGACCTGCTGGAGACAAGAACATTAGTCGGAGTAATTGGGACAGGAGAGGCTTGAAGACCTGAACTGTGGTAGATACAAAGAGAATCGAGGAGGTAAAGTTTACAGGGGGTCAGTAACCCTCTGACACTCCTCCTCCCACACATGCATATGTTCATCTCCAAAACTCAGCTGAGACTGTacctctcactcttcctctcagTCATCCTTCCAACTTTCAAGCTGCTTTTTGGAGGGCCTTTTTGCTACTTTCCTAAGCTGCCTTTGAAGTTTAATCAAGTCTAACTGAATTTACAAGTTGACAGAGAGAGCCTGGCCCCATGCTGGGTCCCTGGCCTTATAGCCCCATGGAGTAAAATCTGTCAACTGACCTCAGGTAAGGCAATGAATTGACCTTGACCTGGTCTCTGACCCTCTGCCTGTGGCTCATAACATGGGCATAGTTCAGTTAAGAAATCAGTACAGTTCCAGGAAAAGGGTGCACatcatctagtttatttttctcctgattgATTTCATACCAACACACAAACCCCAATGGATAGCTGGCAAAATGGAGGTCTCCAAAGCAAGCTGATTTTCTAGATGcccctttcctttcctggaaGGCCCATCAAAGAGGTGCCTCAACTTTGCTTGGATCTGATGTTAATATCCCTGGAGGTGAAGCCAGATATCAGGCTTTCTGTGGGGAGACAGGAATCTGTGGCCAGCTAGAATGCTAAGGAGTCAAAGACCACCCCCTCAAAGTGTAATTGTTCCTCTCTGCATGGGCATGTGCTGTCTTGATCTGCTGCCAGGGGGGCTTCAGAAAATAGATCTTCCCCTAGAGCTCCTTGGATCCTCTCATTCAACACAATAGCAACACAGACAATGAGGTGCCCGAGGCCTAGGCTCATAGGTCAGTTGAATATAACCAGAATGACCTGGTGACTCAAGGAACCATCTTTCAATCCAGAGGGCTATATCTGGAGATTCCTGGCAAACTGATGCTCTATAGGCTTGCAAAGCATACTGAACCCCAATCAGCTGCTGACTGGTTCAGTTTGGGCATgtcaggagtggggaggggagatgagCTCTGGCCATGTGTGGTGCCCTCACACACTCTTCCAGTTCCTTCTCATTTGTcttatcttttttctcctcttctttgtcctcctcctcctcctcctcctcttcttcctcctcttcctgttcctcatcctccttcttctccttctcctcttcactGTCTGAGTCCTCATATAGGTTGATGGTGGCCTGGACGGGGAAGTTCTGCAGTAGAATCTCCCCATCACTGTACAAGTAGTCAAAAGAGTGGGATTTAGGCCAGAAGAGCCTGTggacagaaaagaaatatggtGCCTAACTTTGACAGGCCTCATATGTACAGGCCAAAAAGGAAGCCAACCCCTAGGCTCCTTACCTTACCTGCAGTAATGAGGTGAAAgggaatagaagaaagaaagcactGCAACAGAACTTTCTAGATTGTTACAAATTGACTCCAGGCAGGAAGGTAATGTCTGGTGGGCCTATAGCTGTGAGGTCCACGCCAGCACCTAGCAACTCTGACATggatcccacccccacccttccacTTCAGAAGGTCTAGCCAAGAATTACATAGCCCTGTGTCCTCCTGTCCTACTAAGGATTCCTTCACTAACCCTGTCCATAAGGTTATTCTTAGGGGTTATTGATGATGCCTGCAGGGAAGGCAACCTTGGCCAATTCCCTTAAccactctgggcttcagttttctggTCTATAGAAGAATGATTTTGGCATTGCCTCCCCACATCTGcttcacagggctgttgtgaggatttaaAGAGCTAATGGATCTATGTCAAGTTCAAAGCTTGGCACCAGAAGCTTACCTGACAGGGTGATGGAACTTGGAGTTAGCCTTGGTGACTTCGGCTCCTGTTGCCCCACCAGTAGCCTGTCCAAAGCAAAAGCTAGCATGTAGGTCAAAGTAGGTGGCCAGACAACTGCCTCTTCTGTCTCAGAGGTCACAAACTTACAGGTAAGATAAGCTAGAAGAAACCTTAGACATCCTTGGGGCAGCCTCCACAACAAGAGCTATGTCCTGGTTCTGGTTGTAAAACAAGTGCACAGAATCCTGGGGGTTGTTTGCTTTTCTGCCCCTGTTCTAACACCTGTGTTGTTTGGAGACTGTCCAGGAGACAGAGTTCTACTGAGCAGCAGAGACTTAGGGGTGGGGTTAGGGGAAGAACACTGGGGCTAGGTACCAGGAGACCAGGATCAGCTCTACCACAGACTATCGGTGGGGTCTGCCCAaatccctctcctctctgggcaCCTGTCTCTTCATCTTTCAAATTGTCACAgaggtgtcaggatggccgagcgggctaaggcgccagactcaaATTGCCACAGAAACCTGAGGTCTGCCTTTCTCCCAGAGCCAGAATCAAATGTGCACAAGGCTGTGAAGATGCTTTCCCACATATGCAGCCCTGGACCAAGGTCAAGGGCTCTCTGGAGAGGGAAGGGGTCAATGTGAATACACGTGGCCGCATATACACGTGACTGTGTGtaacaggggctcaaactcaccgagTCTGTGAGTTTCCTCACCTGCTTTGGCAGGTCATTTGTAGAGGACAGCCAGGGCCTCCAAAAGTAAGGTTTTCTAGGACAAAGAAGGAGGAGTTCATTCAGTGGAGGAAGGAAACTGGAGCCTGGAAATCTCTGAGATAACAGAAGAGCCTTCTAGAAAACTTGGCTGTTTACTCCAGGAAACCTTTCCTGAGGACCCCGAGCCCAGGTCTGGGGCCTTCCTCCCTGCTTGAACAATGTGATCATGGGTCTTGTCACATTGTTTTGTAATTATCTGTTTACTTGCCTTTGTGCTTCTTAGGGGCAGATTTATGTTTGATGACGTCTGAATCCCTAACATCTAGTacaatgcctggtacacagtaaacATGTCTCTAAATGTTTGTTGGAATGTTAAATGTTTGGAGGAATAAATGAGGTTGGCTGGAAAATATCTTGCCTCCACCTCTTGTTCCAAGAAGTGGAGCTCAGAGTCCTACCATCTGACCTTGGGCTGGGGAAAGGGGCCTGAAATATTCCTGGGCCCACCACTTCCCTGCTGGACTTCCAGaggtcagaaaaaaagaaaacggaGATCTTATGATGTGGTCAGGAAGGAAACAGTCCCTTAGTGAAAGGCGTCTTGGGACTTTGGCCCTCTTTTACTCTTCGTGTGTGAACTGAGGAACTTGGTCCATGAGGCCCTGGCTGCTCGGGTTTCAGCTTTGGCAATGCCCACTGTCCCCAAGTCTCCTCCTGCTACCTGGAGGGATGAGTGAGGTGAGAAACCATTTGAGACTTTCCAGCCTGAGATGTGGAAGGGGCAGTCTCTGAAGGCTGTGAGGCTTTGCCTTACTCTTCCATGGAGAGCAGGGGCACCTTggacatttcattttccttcctcccccatgACCCCACTAAATCTGAGTTCAGGTTGCCAAAGGCCAAGTTTCACTTACCTTTCACTGCCACCTACATGTTGTCCAGAGGGTGATAGACTCAATAGGCCAAGGAGTTCCTGGGGGGCCTGTGGGAGGGCTGGAACTAGGGCCAGGGCCAAGGCTGGGAcaggggcagcagcagcaggaacagAAGAGTCCATCCTCAGGAAGTTGAAGCCAGGGAGGCTGCAGGGGCTCCTATTTCTCAGAACCTCCTGCATTCTTCTGGCCTTTCCTTGGAGACCCTTTTATAAGGCCTGCTTGGACTCATAAATTATTCAGGACAGTGAAGGGCTGGGGGACCTGGGAGGAGGGATGAAGATTTAGAATGGGAGCTCAGGGAGGAGAgctggttccccccccccccccgtcctggTATGAAAGCTATCCCAGTTGAATAAACAGAGAGTCAGTGGGGGGTAAGGGATTTTCTTTACCTCCAagtcagaaaggaaaacacagaagggGCAAATCACACACCATTTGTGCAAATTCCCAAGGCAGTAGCAAGGCCAGagggggggaaaggagggaagctCATCAGCACCCAAAACCACAGAAAGTTGTCAGGCACAGAGGGCTGGATAGACAGGCCTTTGGCAAAGCCAGTTCCTGACAAGAAGGGCCAGCTGACCTGCTTAAGGAGAGTAAGGGATTCACACGTCACTTTGGCTCAAACTCCAAAGAGATTTACTAAGTGGACCTGATGTGAGGTGCCTGCCATTAAGCATACCACCTgggttagggaaaaaaaagaggttctGGGTGGAGCCAGTCCAGTTGCCTGTGAGGTGAGCCTCAAATCTTCCTTCCATGCCCTTTGCTTTATGGGTTGGTTCATTTGCAAAAGTGCCTGAGtctcctctccagcctcagcAGTAAGTGGTCCGGTAAAGGTGTGTGGGCAGTGTTTCAGGGCTTGTAGGTCAGATTCCAAATCTCAGAACTCAGCAACCAGTCCAGGAGCCAGTGTGCTGCTCACGGGTGAGGGCGGGGAGGCAGAGTTCTGCCTGGCCACTAAGCTGCTGAAGAGCCATCCCTGGCCGTGGGGGCCTCAGTTCTCTCACCTGTGAGAGGAGGGTGCAGGGTGTGGGTCCAGTGGCCTCAAAAGGCCCTGCCAGCCTGAACGCTCTGTGATGGGGGCTGGGTAAATGGGTACTAACCCAGGGGCAAG includes these proteins:
- the RIPPLY1 gene encoding protein ripply1 isoform X2; this translates as MQEVLRNRSPCSLPGFNFLRMDSSVPAAAAPVPALALALVPALPQAPQELLGLLSLSPSGQHVGGSERKPYFWRPWLSSTNDLPKQATGGATGAEVTKANSKFHHPVRLFWPKSHSFDYLYSDGEILLQNFPVQATINLYEDSDSEEEKEKKEDEEQEEEEEEEEEEEEDKEEEKKDKTNEKELEECVRAPHMARAHLPSPLLTCPN
- the RIPPLY1 gene encoding protein ripply1 isoform X1, which produces MQEVLRNRSPCSLPGFNFLRMDSSVPAAAAPVPALALALVPALPQAPQELLGLLSLSPSGQHVGGSERKPYFWRPWLSSTNDLPKQVRKLTDSATGGATGAEVTKANSKFHHPVRLFWPKSHSFDYLYSDGEILLQNFPVQATINLYEDSDSEEEKEKKEDEEQEEEEEEEEEEEEDKEEEKKDKTNEKELEECVRAPHMARAHLPSPLLTCPN